From Toxorhynchites rutilus septentrionalis strain SRP chromosome 2, ASM2978413v1, whole genome shotgun sequence, a single genomic window includes:
- the LOC129769866 gene encoding uncharacterized protein LOC129769866: MHHIRTVVRILQTLAVLRCLPCSTAYHIPYHVDPRIQTLGNLLSVAPLQPYQQKHYSPYNQKPLHIFLPPRVDNSSEIDDTARIDRGFHRTRKIVRNHPPRYAHSRSRAPARQPSLQPRYYSTFSKWSPCDTSSCLQRRERHCKVRVKCGFHAQTEQRPCNWKLCNTRSGYKQSPGQKFSVVVVDPSGSKKKKKIIIANDDDDYYEDDNEDTEYVIVKKKPKKKRKGYHRRGENQYRKPVVEYDFQTEHRFQNHRAPLKVALDEFDDQKIFSPSPHFDPKYSTVQKFHRRPHATVLKRRPQWLTDYFEDDDDFDADDGDEYVNRRDDLMDLDGFRPHASHLVGTDDTHSSVNANLSHFDRLLDSFPTAEPQIDEAHFTKREVSNGLDDSSEESESMFSDEDTNSNTTEVGDDAKRYPERNMLKYGAVTQKKAREKAVFEMPRKVDNPYSKWSRWSKCTAKCTTRRFKRCKVPSVCGNDIIREIAYCYTEGSFCEEWIGNQLYQTNKSITTTTTTTTTTTPKPAKSPRNPLAVSLSQVARSRSDVQDNSIAQESFGSRKGYLLPEYMPQEMTCGLPMVRNKPKKYLYNMLRIIGGKASRRGQWPWQVAILNRFKEAFCGGTLVAPRWILTAAHCVRKRLFVRLGEHNLQQPDGTEVEFRIEFSIKHPRYDKKTVDNDVALLRLPHEMERSNFVGYACLPERYQQLPMGHTCTIIGWGKKRHSDDSGTDILHEAEVPIITNDKCRAVYHDYTITKNMFCAGHKRGRIDTCAGDSGGPLLCRDTTKVNSPWTIFGITSFGDGCGKKNKFGIYTKLPNYVDWIWSVINCDGNCRM, encoded by the exons GCCTATCATATCCCATACCATGTTGATCCCCGAATTCAGACATTGGGGAATCTACTATCGGTAGCGCCACTCCAACCGTACCAGCAGAAGCATTACAGCCCATACAATCAGAAGCCGTTGCACATTTTCCTGCCACCTCGAGTGGACAACTCCTCGGAGATAGACGACACTGCCAGAATAGATCGTGGCTTCCACAGAACGCGCAAAATAGTGCGAAACCATCCTCCAAGGTACGCTCATTCGCGGTCCCGAGCACCGGCGCGACAGCCTTCCCTGCAGCCTAGATATTACAGTACCTTCTCGAAATGGTCACCATGTGATACATCATCTTGCCTGCAGCGACGGGAGCGACACTGTAAGGTACGAGTCAAGTGTGGCTTTCATGCCCAGACCGAGCAGAGGCCTTGCAATTGGAAGTT ATGTAACACACGCAGCGGATACAAACAAAGCCCCGGCCAGAAATTCTCTGTTGTAGTGGTGGACCCGTCCGGctcgaagaagaagaagaaaatcatCATAGCTAACGATGACGATGACTACTACGAAGACGACAACGAAGATACGGAGTATGTGATCGTCAAGAAGAAACCTAAAAAGAAACGAAAAGGCTATCATCGGCGAGGGGAAAATCAATACCGTAAGCCCGTGGTCGAGTACGACTTTCAAACCGAACATCGTTTCCAAAACCATCGAGCACCCTTGAAGGTTGCTCTGGATGAGTTCGATGATCAGAAAATTTTCAGTCCTAGCCCTCATTTCGACCCGAAGTACAGCACGGTACAGAAGTTCCATCGGAGGCCTCACGCCACGGTACTCAAACGAAGACCTCAATGGTTGACGGATTATTTTGAAGACGATGATGACTTCGACGCGGATGATGGTGATGAGTACGTCAACCGGAGGGATGATTTGATGGATTTGGATGGCTTTCGACCACACGCAAGTCATTTGGTTGGGACAGATGACACCCACAGTAGCGTTAATGCAAACCTATCGCATTTCGACCGATTGTTAGACTCGTTCCCAACAGCAGAGCCGCAGATAGATGAAGCTCACTTCACCAAGCGAGAAGTGAGCAACGGTTTGGACGACTCCAGTGAGGAATCGGAATCGATGTTTTCGGATGAAGATACAAACAGCAACACGACGGAGGTTGGAGACGACGCAAAAAGATATCCCGAAAGAAATATGCTAAAATACGGAGCAGTCACGCAGAAGAAGGCCCGTGAAAAGGCAGTCTTCGAAATGCCAAGGAAGGTAGACAACCCATATTCCAAATGGAGCCGATGGTCCAAATGCACAGCCAAATGTACCACCAGGCGGTTCAA GCGCTGTAAGGTACCCTCGGTTTGTGGCAACGACATCATCCGTGAGATAGCTTACTGCTATACCGAAGGCAGCTTCTGTGAAGAGTGGATAGGCAATCAACTGTATCAAACCAATAAAAGCATTACCACGACTACGACGACGACAACAACTACGACACCAAAACCCGCCAAATCCCCACGGAATCCACTAGCTGTTTCACTTTCACAAGTTGCACGCAGTCGAAGTGACGTTCAGGACAATTCCATTGCACAGGAATCTTTCGGAAGTCGCAAAGGGTATCTTCTACCGGAATATATGCCCCAAGAGATGACCTGTGGACTTCCGATGGTACGTAACAAACCGAAGAAGTACCTGTACAACATGCTGAGGATAATCGGTGGGAAAGCATCTCGCCGTGGGCAGTGGCCTTGGCAAGTAGCAATCCTCAACAGATTTAAG GAAGCATTCTGTGGTGGAACCCTGGTTGCCCCTCGCTGGATATTGACGGCAGCGCATTGCGTGCGGAAGCGTCTCTTCGTTCGGCTTGGAGAACATAACCTCCAGCAGCCAGACGGAACGGAGGTGGAATTCCGCATTGAATTCAGTATTAAACACCCACGGTATGACAAGAAAACAGTCGACAATGATGTGGCGCTGCTCAGACTCCCGCATGAGATGGAGCGCTCCAACTTTGTCGGCTACGCTTGTTTACCAGAAAGATACCAACAACTGCCAATGGGGCACACATGTACAATTATTGGCTGGGGTAAGAAGCGCCATAGTGACGATTCTGGGACAGATATTCTCCATGAGGCAGAAGTTCCAATCATTACCAACGACAAGTGCCGAGCGGTTTATCATGACTACACCATCACCAAGAACATGTTCTGTGCGGGTCACAAACGAGGCCGGATAGATACTTGCGCCGGAGACTCTGGCGGACCACTGCTGTGCAGGGATACAACGAAAGTCAACAGTCCCTGGACAATCTTCGGTATCACCAGCTTCGGAGATGGCTGCGGCAAGAAGAACAAGTTCGGAATCTACACGAAGCTGCCCAACTATGTTGACTGGATTTGGTCGGTGATAAATTGCGATGGAAATTGTCGAATGTGA